In one Colletotrichum destructivum chromosome 2, complete sequence genomic region, the following are encoded:
- a CDS encoding Putative cytochrome P450 has translation MGLLQEVAGPLSQQFQTLGTGLQIVTIVGAVIFLSVVLNVASQILFKNSNEPPVVFHWFPFIGSTVIYGMDPPAFFKANREKYGDIFTFVLLGKKTTVAVGPQGNDFILNGKLKDVNAEEIYTVLTTPVFGRDVVYDCPNSKLMEQKKFMKIALTTEAFRSYTPIVADEVTNYFKRSLDFKGKSGVVNIPTKMAEITIFTASHALQGAEIRNKFDESLASLYHDLDMGFTSINFVLHWAPLPWNKKRDLAHDTIAQIYMDTIKERREQGRTNGLDIMSHLMNSTYKNGTKVPDHEIANMMIALLMAGQHSSSSTSSWIMLRLAQNPHIMEELYEEQVRALGADLPPLAYEDLAKLPLNQAIIKETLRLHAPIHSIMRAVKSPMPVPGTKYVVPTSHTLLAAPGVSGSDPTYFPEPEQWNPHRWDADSPLAPRLGGNDVTEEETIDYGYGLVSKGAASPYLPFGAGRHRCIGEHFANLQLQTITAMIVRNFKLRNVDGSNRINGTDYASLFSRPLEPANIYWEKRNP, from the exons ATGGGTCTCCTACAGGAGGTCGCGGGACCGTTGTCCCAGCAGTTCCAGACACTAGGAACTGGCTTGCAAATCGTCACCATTGTCGGCGCCGTTATCTTCCTCTCTGTCGTCCTCAACGTCGCCTCCCAGATTCTCTTCAAGAACTCCAACGAGCCGCCCGTGGTCTTCCACTGGTTCCCCTTCATTGGCAGCACCGTCATCTATGGCATGGACCCCCCAGCCTTCTTCAAGGCCAACCGTGAGAAG TATGGCGATATCTTCACGTTTGTTCTCCTCGGCAAGAAGACCACGGTCGCTGTCGGCCCCCAGGGCAACGACTTCATCCTCAACGGCAAGCTCAAGGATGTCAACGCCGAGGAAATCTACACTGTTTTAACCACCCCAGTCTTTGGTCGCGACGTCGTCTACGACTGCCCCAACTCCAAGCTTATGGAGCAGAAGAAG TTCATGAAGATCGCCCTCACCACTGAAGCCTTCCGCTCCTACACCCCTattgtcgccgacgaggtcacCAACTACTTCAAGCGCAGTCTCGACTTCAAGGGCAAGTCCGGTGTCGTGAACATCCCCACGAAAATGGCCGAGATTACCATTTTCACCGCCTCCCACGCCCtccagggcgccgagatcCGCAACAAATTCGACGAGTCACTCGCCTCCCTGTACCACGACCTTGACATGGGCTTCACCTCGATCAACTTTGTGCTGCACTGGGCCCCTCTTCCCTGGAACAAGAAGCGTGACCTGGCCCACGACACCATCGCTCAAATCTACATGGACACCATCAAGGAACGCCGCGAGCAGGGTCGCACCAACGGCCTCGACATCATGTCCCACCTGATGAACTCGACCTACAAGAACGGCACCAAGGTCCCCGACCACGAGATCGCCAACATGATGATTGCTCTCCTCATGGCCGGCCAGCACTCTTCCTCGTCTACTAGCTCCTGGATCATGCTTCGTCTCGCTCAAAACCCCCACATTATGGAGGAGCTCTACGAGGAGCAAGTCCGCGCTCTCGGCGCCGATCTGCCTCCTCTGGCCTACGAAGATCTCGCCAAGCTGCCCCTCAACCAGGCCATCATCAAGGAGACCCTCCGCCTCCATGCCCCGATTCACTCGATCATGCGCGCCGTCAAGTCTCCTATGCCCGTCCCCGGCACAAAGTATGTCGTTCCAACAAGCCacaccctcctcgccgctcCTGGTGTCTCCGGCTCCGACCCTACCTACTTCCCTGAGCCCGAACAGTGGAACCCCCACCGCTGGGATGCCGACTCACCCCTCGCCCCCCGACTCGGGGGCAACGACGtcacggaggaggagacgatCGATTACGGCTACGGCTTGGTGAGCAAGGGCGCTGCGTCGCCATATCTGcccttcggcgccggccgtcACCGCTGCATCGGCGAGCATTTTGCCAACCTGCAGCTCCAGACCATCACTGCTATGATCGTCAGAAACTTCAAACTCCGTAACGTCGACGGTAGCAACCGCATCAACGGTACCGATTACGCCTCTCTATTCTCGCGTCCTCTGGAGCCCGCCAACATTTACTGGGAGAAGCGCAACCCGTAG
- a CDS encoding Putative glutaredoxin, Thioredoxin domain, Thioredoxin-like superfamily: MSTITEITSLADFEKHIASTPPSTLHIISFHAPWAAPCAQMATVLATLASEYPVTSPPQTSWVSINAEELSEISETYNVTAVPFLVLLRNGQVLETVSGSSAVKVRNAIETHAKKPAAGATGTVNGNQGVENGPSAAAPVEEAVDPAKAKEELFKRLADLVKAAPVMLFMKGTPSSPQCGFSRQLVGILRENSVKYGFFNILADDEVRQGLKEYADWPTYPQLWVDGELVGGLDIVKEEIANSPDFLGPYSTKANAEAAATS, translated from the exons ATGTCGACGATCACGGAAATCACCAGTCTGGCCGACTTTGAGAAGCACATTGCTTCCACACCGCCTTCCACCCTCCACATCATCTCGTTTCACGCACCATGGGCCGCCCCATGCGCCCAGATGGCGACCGTCCTCGCGACCCTTGCCTCCGAGTACCCCGTCACCAGCCCCCCGCAGACATCCTGGGTTTCCATAAACGCCGAAGAGCTTAGCGAGATCAGCGAGACCTACAACGTCACCGCCGTCCCCTTTCTCGTCCTCCTGCGCAACGGCCAGGTTCTTGAGACCGTCAGCGGCAGTAGCGCCGTCAAGGTGCGCAACGCGATCGAGACACACGCGAAGAAGCCTGCTGCCGGCGCCACTGGCACGGTAAATGGGAACCAGGGCGTCGAGAACGGccccagcgccgccgcgccggtGGAGGAGGCTGTTGATccagccaaggccaaggaagAGCTGTTCAAGCGTCTGGCGgacctcgtcaaggccgccccTGTTATGCTCTTCATGAAGGGCACCCCCAGCTCGCCCCAGTGCGGTTTCTCAAGACAACTTGTCGGCATTTTGAGGGAGAACTCTGTCAAGTACGGCTTCTTCAATATTCTGGCGGACGATGAGGTACGGCAGGGCTTGAAGGAGTACGCCGACTGGCCTACTTACCCTCAACTCtgggtcgacggcgagctggtTGGTGGTCTTGATATT GTTAAGGAGGAAATTGCCAATAGCCCTGATTTCCTTGGCCCCTACAGCACCAAGGCCAACGCAGAGGCTGCCGCTACCTCGTAA